Proteins from a genomic interval of Diceros bicornis minor isolate mBicDic1 chromosome 34, mDicBic1.mat.cur, whole genome shotgun sequence:
- the ZSCAN18 gene encoding zinc finger and SCAN domain-containing protein 18 isoform X1, with translation MLPAGWRQELRLVAREPPEGSFSGGGRWQESRESLCEEGSMCEMLMERLTREVFVCPLTGTAWGEEEQLQKALDPQEGEPGPVTIAQGQSVIREPAQDRGTAGENLTVPITPATPRQGLGRKRPDPEDVGGQGCECVSSMSHQQQCDVKKEPAAAGRGTGSLARQA, from the exons ATGCTGCCTGCAGGCTGGAGACAGGAACTTCGGTTGGTTGCCAGAGAACCGCCAGAAGGCAGCTTCTCAG GTGGCGGGAGGTGGCAGGAAAGCAGAGAGAGCCTGTGTGAGGAAGGCTCCATGTGCGAGATGCTGATGGAGAGGCTCACGAGGGAAGTTTTCGTTTGCCCCTTGACGGGCACTGCCTGGGGGGAGGAAGAGCAGCTGCAGAAGGCTCTGGATCCTCAGGAGGGGGAACCAGGCCCTGTCACCATCGCCCAAGGGCAGTCAGTCATCCGGGAGCCAGCCCAGGACAGGGGCACAGCTGGGGAGAACCTTACTGTGCCCATAACGCCGGCCACCCCACGCCAAGGCCTCGGAAGAAAGAGGCCCGACCCAGAGGATGTAGGTGGCCAGGGCTGTGAGTGTGTCTCCAGCATGAGCCACCAGCAGCAGTGCGACGTGAAGAAAGAGCCTGCTGCAGCTGGCCGAGGCACAGGGTCCCTGGCCAGGCAGGCCTGA
- the LOC131397762 gene encoding LOW QUALITY PROTEIN: zinc finger protein 329-like (The sequence of the model RefSeq protein was modified relative to this genomic sequence to represent the inferred CDS: inserted 2 bases in 1 codon), translating into MGSLDGETDGKGTCPDEQKRSNSGDKCYDCRDCGRSFRQKSHFLGHQRTHTGERPYTCNECGKSFSKNYNLIVHQRIHTGEKPYKCSKCGKAFSAGSAFIKHERSHTGEKPYECDWCGKSFSCHSSLVLHHRTHIGEKPFKCDEREKSFPDVSHLIVHLRIHTGAKPYVCTECGKAFVDGSYLVKHGRIHTGGKPYKCVDFGKLFNHNGHLIVHQKIHSGKKPYQCEECGKTVIESAYLIRHQRIHTGEKPYGCDRCQKXFRNITGLIRHQRTHTGEKPYECNQCGKAFRDSSCLTKHQRIHA; encoded by the exons ATGGGGTCATTGGATGGTGAGACAGATGGGAAG GGCACATGCCCTGATGAGCAGAAGAGAAGTAACTCTGGAGACAAATGCTATGACTGCAGGGACTGTGGACGGTCCTTCAGACAGAAATCTCACTTCCTTGGGCACCAGaggactcacactggagagagacCTTATACCTGTAATGAGTGTGGGAAATCCTTCTCCAAGAACTACAACCTGATTGTGCATCAGAGAATCCACACAGGAGAGAAGCCCTATAAATGCAgtaaatgtgggaaagccttcagtgcTGGCTCTGCCTTTATCAAGCATGAGAGGAGCCACACAGGAGAGAAGCCCTATGAATGTGACTGGTGTGGGAAGTCCTTCAGCTGCCACTCTTCCCTTGTTTTGCATCACAGAACTCATATTGGAGAAAAGCCTTTCAAATGTGACGAGCGTGAAAAATCCTTCCCTGATGTCTCCCACCTTATTGTCCATCTCAGAATTCACACTGGAGCGAAGCCCTATGTATGTACTGAATGTGGAAAGGCATTCGTCGATGGCTCATACCTAGTTAAACATgggagaattcacactggaggaAAACCCTATAAGTGTGTGGATTTTGGAAAATTATTCAATCACAATGGTCACCTCATCGTGCATCAAAAAATCCATTCTGGAAAGAAACCCTACCAGTGTGAAGAATGTGGGAAAACTGTCATCGAGAGCGCTTACCTCATCAGGCaccagagaattcacactggCGAGAAGCCCTATGGCTGTGACCGGTGTCAGAA CTTCAGGAACATCACTGGTCTCATCCGGCATCAGAGGACTCATACTGGCGAGAAGCCCTATGAGTGTAATCAGTGTGGCAAAGCTTTCAGGGACAGCTCCTGTCTGACCAAGCACCAGAGAATCCATGCTTGA
- the ZSCAN18 gene encoding zinc finger and SCAN domain-containing protein 18 isoform X2, which translates to MLELLVLEQFLGALPNQVQPWVVAQHPESCNEAASLVEDLTKALEEPGYQLAQADAACRLETGTSVGCQRTARRQLLRWREVAGKQREPV; encoded by the exons ATGCTGGAGCTGCTGGTGCTGGAGCAGTTCCTGGGTGCCCTGCCCAACCAAGTCCAGCCCTGGGTGGTGGCGCAGCATCCTGAGAGCTGCAACGAGGCGGCCTCCCTGGTGGAGGACCTCACCAAGGCCCTAGAGGAGCCAG GGTATCAGCTTGCCCAGGCTGATGCTGCCTGCAGGCTGGAGACAGGAACTTCGGTTGGTTGCCAGAGAACCGCCAGAAGGCAGCTTCTCAG GTGGCGGGAGGTGGCAGGAAAGCAGAGAGAGCCTGTGTGA